Proteins from a genomic interval of Rhodospirillaceae bacterium:
- the putA gene encoding bifunctional proline dehydrogenase/L-glutamate gamma-semialdehyde dehydrogenase PutA has product MTPFSLEENLTHNNPSLLRQQIRAHYQADEEQVIGDLLAQSQSLMGYSQKAEARSKELVQAVRNDQREWKGIRAFLQEYKLSSEEGIVLLCLAEALLRIPDQRTADLLIKDKLAGADWQKHIGQSPSLFVNAASWGLMVTGNLLSPNGQGQGAWHKLQGVWKNLLAKSGQPFIRQAIQTAMRLLGQQFIMGHHIQSAIKRAQKFEKQGYRYSYDMLGEAARTTADAKRYTLAYEQAISGVAKAATGKGCQTAPGISIKLSALHPRYEISQARPVKKVLMPVLINLCLQAKNAKIGLTFDAEEADRLELSLDLMEGLIHAPELKGWDGLGMAIQAYQKRAVPLVDWIVEQCRQAGRKMMIRLVKGAYWDTEVKRAQEKGLPDYPVFTRKASTDLSYIVCAQKLLAARDCIFPQFATHNAHTAAVILELAGLGDVNSYEFQRLQGMGESLYEELRRRQPELGVRIYAPVGSHQDLLPYLVRRMLENGANTSFVNRILDRAVETADLIQDPIRVVQNWDDKRNMKLPLPQDIFGSDRLNSKGIDLSDPRIIDQIEGQIAEFSKKEIHSYAGQTMPDKREGKVTICNPANPSHILGYMWPASEQDIIQALESAHAAQPAWDLLGGERRAQYLDLAAGCLEKNSLRLLSLLVYEAGKTLPDAIAELREAIDFCRYYAHLARQHFQNPQLMPGPTGERNSLYLKGRGVFIAISPWNFPLAIFMGQLTAALAAGNTVIAKPAEQTPLIATLAVQLLHQIGIPAAVLQLIPGDGKTGARLVRDHQIAGVVFTGSTATAQAINRSLAAKPGPIIPLIAETGGLNAMIVDSSALVEQVVRDLLISSFQSAGQRCSACRIVFVQEDLADRLKEMLIGAMAELRVGNPADLSTDIGPVIDADALAKLQQHTTYLQQHAKILYSCSIPDAQLGYFFPPTLVELADPSLLQQEVFGPILHLVSWKSGRLDQVIDLINKTGYGLTLGIHSRIEQTVQYIHQRCRVGNTYVNRSMIGAVVGVHPFGGEGLSGTGPKAGGPHYLYRFATERLLSVDVTAAGGNTRLLSMGE; this is encoded by the coding sequence ATGACCCCATTTTCTCTTGAAGAAAACCTAACCCATAATAACCCGAGCCTTCTGCGCCAGCAAATCCGTGCCCATTATCAGGCGGATGAAGAACAGGTGATAGGTGATTTATTAGCCCAATCCCAGTCATTGATGGGGTACAGCCAGAAAGCTGAAGCAAGGTCTAAAGAATTGGTACAAGCGGTGCGGAATGACCAGCGGGAATGGAAAGGCATCCGGGCGTTTTTGCAAGAATATAAATTATCGAGCGAAGAGGGGATTGTCCTTCTATGTTTGGCCGAGGCTTTGCTGCGTATCCCCGATCAGCGTACGGCCGATTTATTGATCAAAGATAAATTGGCGGGAGCTGATTGGCAAAAGCATATCGGGCAGTCCCCCTCTTTATTTGTCAACGCGGCCAGTTGGGGGCTGATGGTTACGGGGAATTTGTTAAGCCCCAATGGCCAGGGCCAGGGGGCATGGCATAAATTACAAGGGGTTTGGAAAAACCTGTTGGCAAAAAGCGGCCAACCCTTTATCCGCCAAGCCATCCAAACAGCCATGCGCTTGCTTGGTCAGCAATTTATTATGGGGCATCATATCCAATCGGCTATCAAACGTGCCCAGAAATTTGAAAAACAGGGATATCGCTATAGTTACGATATGTTAGGGGAAGCGGCCCGTACCACGGCGGATGCCAAACGTTACACCCTGGCGTATGAGCAGGCAATTAGTGGGGTTGCCAAAGCTGCAACCGGGAAGGGTTGCCAAACTGCCCCCGGTATTTCGATTAAATTATCCGCCCTACATCCCCGCTATGAAATAAGTCAAGCGCGACCAGTGAAAAAAGTATTGATGCCTGTATTGATCAATTTATGCTTGCAAGCGAAAAACGCAAAGATCGGGTTGACTTTTGATGCGGAAGAGGCAGATCGGTTGGAATTATCGCTAGACCTGATGGAAGGGTTGATCCACGCCCCGGAACTTAAAGGTTGGGATGGCTTGGGTATGGCGATCCAGGCCTATCAAAAGCGGGCGGTGCCTTTGGTCGATTGGATTGTGGAACAATGCAGGCAAGCGGGGCGAAAAATGATGATCCGTCTAGTGAAAGGGGCTTACTGGGATACGGAAGTGAAACGCGCCCAAGAAAAAGGGCTGCCGGATTACCCGGTTTTCACCCGCAAGGCGTCAACCGATTTATCTTATATCGTTTGTGCCCAAAAATTGCTGGCCGCTCGCGATTGCATTTTCCCCCAATTTGCTACCCACAATGCCCATACGGCCGCGGTTATTTTGGAATTGGCAGGCTTAGGGGATGTTAACTCATATGAATTCCAGCGGTTGCAAGGGATGGGGGAAAGCCTGTACGAGGAGTTACGCCGCCGCCAGCCGGAGTTGGGCGTACGCATTTATGCCCCCGTTGGTTCCCACCAGGATTTACTACCCTACCTGGTGCGGCGTATGCTGGAGAACGGGGCCAACACCTCCTTTGTCAACCGTATTTTGGACAGGGCCGTTGAGACTGCTGATTTAATCCAAGACCCGATTAGGGTTGTGCAAAACTGGGATGATAAAAGAAACATGAAACTTCCATTACCTCAAGATATTTTTGGCAGTGACCGGTTGAATTCCAAGGGCATTGATTTATCCGATCCGAGGATTATCGACCAAATTGAAGGGCAGATTGCAGAATTTTCAAAGAAAGAGATTCACAGTTATGCCGGTCAAACAATGCCTGACAAGCGAGAAGGAAAAGTAACCATCTGCAACCCGGCGAATCCTTCCCATATCCTCGGATATATGTGGCCAGCGTCTGAGCAAGATATCATCCAGGCTTTGGAATCTGCCCATGCTGCCCAACCCGCATGGGATCTCTTGGGTGGAGAAAGGCGCGCCCAGTATTTGGATTTGGCCGCCGGATGTTTGGAAAAAAACAGCTTAAGGCTGCTGTCCCTTTTGGTGTATGAAGCGGGGAAGACTTTGCCTGATGCTATTGCTGAATTGCGGGAAGCCATTGATTTTTGCAGGTATTATGCCCATTTGGCCCGCCAGCATTTCCAAAATCCCCAATTGATGCCTGGCCCTACGGGGGAAAGAAACAGCCTTTATCTCAAAGGTCGTGGCGTCTTTATTGCGATTTCGCCTTGGAATTTTCCCCTGGCTATTTTCATGGGGCAATTGACGGCAGCCTTAGCCGCGGGCAATACCGTTATTGCCAAACCTGCCGAGCAAACCCCCTTAATCGCAACTCTGGCTGTCCAATTACTACACCAGATTGGCATTCCTGCGGCTGTGCTGCAATTGATCCCCGGGGATGGGAAAACCGGGGCACGGTTGGTGCGTGATCACCAAATTGCCGGGGTGGTTTTTACAGGCTCCACCGCCACTGCACAGGCAATTAACCGCAGCCTGGCTGCCAAACCGGGGCCCATTATTCCGTTGATTGCCGAAACCGGCGGGTTAAATGCCATGATTGTTGATTCATCCGCTTTGGTTGAGCAAGTGGTACGGGACTTGCTGATTTCTTCTTTCCAATCAGCTGGACAGCGCTGTTCCGCCTGCCGGATCGTTTTTGTCCAAGAGGATTTGGCAGATCGTTTAAAAGAAATGCTAATTGGGGCAATGGCCGAATTGCGGGTGGGTAACCCGGCTGATTTATCAACTGATATCGGCCCGGTGATTGATGCCGATGCTTTAGCCAAACTGCAACAACACACAACCTATTTGCAACAGCATGCGAAGATCCTTTATTCCTGCTCGATTCCTGATGCCCAGCTGGGGTACTTCTTCCCACCCACTTTGGTAGAACTGGCTGATCCTTCGTTATTACAGCAAGAGGTTTTTGGGCCTATCCTACATTTAGTCTCTTGGAAAAGCGGTCGGTTAGATCAGGTGATCGACCTGATTAATAAAACAGGGTATGGCTTAACTCTAGGCATCCACAGTCGGATTGAACAAACGGTTCAGTATATCCACCAACGCTGCCGGGTCGGCAACACTTACGTTAACCGCAGTATGATAGGTGCGGTTGTTGGTGTGCATCCGTTTGGGGGGGAAGGGTTGTCGGGAACAGGTCCTAAAGCAGGCGGCCCCCATTATCTCTATCGTTTTGCAACGGAACGGTTGCTTAGCGTTGATGTGACGGCTGCAGGCGGCAATACCCGTTTGTTATCGATGGGCGAATAG
- a CDS encoding sterol desaturase family protein, with translation MDFHFMRGRLYQLDKMGLKDLIKAFFTYPTILVYLCLAAIAIYLASHWGGSVWQIVLPVIAAILLYPLAWYLIHRFILHGRYLYKSRWTSHAWKRIHFDHHQDPHNLHVLFGALYTTLPTILLVTGPAGWLISGHTGVAMAFAAGLIITCFYEFCHCIQHLNYQPKIPFLQKIKKWHLAHHFHNEQGNFGITNYGWDRLMGTFYRRPHDVARSHTVFNLGYTEQEAQKYPWVLQLSKGIRRDEGPGRHRHQPPGSPN, from the coding sequence ATGGATTTTCATTTTATGCGGGGCCGCCTGTACCAATTAGATAAGATGGGCCTCAAGGATTTGATCAAAGCGTTTTTTACTTATCCCACCATCCTGGTTTATTTGTGCCTGGCAGCGATTGCCATTTATCTGGCAAGCCATTGGGGGGGAAGTGTTTGGCAGATTGTTTTGCCCGTGATTGCAGCCATATTGCTGTATCCGTTAGCTTGGTACCTGATCCATCGCTTTATCCTGCATGGCCGTTATCTATACAAGTCACGCTGGACATCTCATGCTTGGAAAAGAATCCATTTTGACCACCATCAAGATCCCCATAACCTGCATGTTTTATTTGGCGCTTTATATACAACTTTGCCAACCATTTTGCTGGTGACAGGGCCCGCCGGATGGCTAATTTCTGGCCATACTGGGGTGGCAATGGCTTTTGCAGCTGGGCTCATCATCACTTGCTTTTATGAATTTTGTCATTGCATCCAACATTTAAATTATCAACCGAAAATCCCCTTTCTCCAAAAAATTAAAAAATGGCACCTTGCCCACCATTTTCATAATGAACAAGGAAATTTTGGGATCACCAATTACGGGTGGGACCGTTTGATGGGAACTTTTTACCGACGCCCACACGACGTTGCTCGCAGCCATACCGTTTTTAATTTAGGCTATACGGAGCAAGAAGCACAAAAATACCCTTGGGTATTACAATTATCAAAGGGGATCCGCAGGGATGAGGGGCCAGGCCGCCATCGCCATCAGCCACCTGGATCCCCCAATTAA
- a CDS encoding dATP pyrophosphohydrolase produces MVMITAVVSRKHLKAFAALPKSLYRGLKGFCANLDTEALKIVDPLKNPFFEHADSQLFLAWDGRRIVGRIAAIVDHSFISHTKERTGYFGFFDCVDDLAIAQSLLSTAENWLKNQQVNRIIGPLSPSTAGEVGVMTGGFEERPMIMMPFHPPYMSQLLEKAGYLPHQDLYAYNYDILAAPIIDRHQLTARFAKYGNLQLRPFNMAKLPDEIAKLIAVYNDAWAGNWGFVPFTQGEIDHLGHAMKPILDPALIWFVDLDEEPVGVILGLPNLYQIIPDLNGKLLPFGWAKLLWRLKIRRSIDSLRVALFGIRRKYQQTRLSSIIAALLLESIREGATNKGYKSAELGWILDSNGQMNQLLKNIGSVIYKTYRVYSKELIH; encoded by the coding sequence ATGGTTATGATCACTGCCGTCGTATCCCGCAAACATCTGAAAGCATTTGCAGCCCTACCTAAATCTCTCTATCGTGGGCTCAAGGGATTTTGTGCTAACCTGGATACTGAAGCCCTCAAAATCGTTGACCCCCTTAAAAATCCATTTTTTGAACATGCTGACAGCCAATTGTTCCTAGCATGGGATGGAAGGAGAATTGTTGGCCGGATTGCCGCCATTGTTGATCATTCTTTTATCAGCCATACCAAGGAAAGAACTGGTTATTTCGGTTTTTTCGACTGTGTAGATGATTTAGCCATTGCCCAATCTTTATTGTCCACTGCCGAAAATTGGTTAAAAAACCAACAAGTGAATCGGATCATTGGCCCCCTTAGCCCCTCAACAGCTGGGGAAGTTGGGGTGATGACCGGTGGTTTTGAAGAACGGCCGATGATCATGATGCCTTTCCATCCCCCTTATATGAGTCAATTGCTCGAGAAAGCCGGATACCTGCCACACCAGGATTTATATGCCTACAATTACGATATTTTAGCTGCTCCTATAATTGATAGGCACCAATTAACAGCGCGTTTTGCCAAATACGGCAATTTGCAGCTCCGCCCCTTTAATATGGCAAAATTACCAGACGAAATTGCCAAATTGATTGCCGTTTATAACGACGCTTGGGCAGGGAATTGGGGTTTTGTGCCTTTTACCCAAGGGGAAATCGATCATCTTGGGCATGCGATGAAACCCATCCTTGATCCCGCCCTAATTTGGTTTGTTGATTTAGACGAAGAGCCGGTCGGGGTCATTTTAGGTTTGCCTAATCTCTATCAGATCATTCCCGATTTAAATGGCAAATTATTACCATTTGGGTGGGCCAAATTATTATGGCGCTTGAAAATCCGCCGTTCTATCGACAGTTTGCGGGTTGCCCTTTTTGGCATTCGCCGCAAATATCAACAAACCCGCTTATCCTCGATTATTGCAGCCCTATTGCTTGAAAGCATTCGCGAAGGGGCAACAAACAAAGGCTATAAATCGGCTGAGCTGGGTTGGATTTTGGATAGTAACGGCCAAATGAATCAGTTGTTAAAAAATATTGGTAGTGTCATATATAAAACCTACCGCGTTTACTCCAAAGAGTTAATCCATTGA